The Streptomyces phaeolivaceus genome has a window encoding:
- a CDS encoding PfkB family carbohydrate kinase has protein sequence MVTFLPTRPGRLADVPSFDRAIGGAESNVACVLAAAGHAVRWVSRVGADGFGDHLVEEIGSYGVDVTSVRRDPARPTGVYFRTAGDRATDAHEVAYYRTGSAASAMSPRTVDLAAVRAGRILHLSGITAALSPDCLSLLHALTAPHPHRPLISFDVNHRPALWREADAPHVLLDLARAADIVFVGEDEAAEAWGVTGGPHAIRTLLPEPTTLVVKQGAHGATLFERPQAPADQSRTAQSPTAQSPTAQSPTDLSPTDPSRTDRPRTDQPRTAARGRAGGCPPAAAGVRSRALPHPTAPAGPRTETPRHAPDPTPTAGAPEATHPPHPPRPPHPPRPPHPPRPTDTTTFVPAPTVQVAAAIGAGDAFAAGFLSATLRALPARDRLRHGHLMAAATLTVPGDLGTPPRRDHADRLAALDDDTWGRLRLGPGWTQAEQAPEEVRTP, from the coding sequence ATGGTCACCTTCCTCCCCACCCGCCCCGGCCGCCTCGCCGACGTCCCCTCCTTCGACCGGGCCATCGGCGGCGCGGAGTCCAACGTGGCCTGCGTACTGGCGGCGGCCGGCCACGCGGTGCGCTGGGTCAGCAGGGTCGGGGCCGACGGCTTCGGCGACCACCTCGTCGAGGAGATCGGCTCCTACGGCGTCGACGTGACCTCCGTACGGCGCGATCCGGCGCGCCCCACGGGCGTGTACTTCCGCACGGCGGGGGACCGGGCCACGGACGCGCACGAGGTCGCGTACTACCGCACCGGTTCCGCAGCCTCGGCCATGTCACCGCGGACCGTGGACCTCGCGGCGGTACGCGCCGGCCGCATCCTCCACCTCTCCGGCATCACGGCGGCCCTCTCCCCCGACTGCCTCAGCCTCCTCCACGCCCTGACGGCCCCCCACCCCCACCGCCCCCTGATCTCCTTCGACGTCAACCACCGCCCCGCCCTCTGGCGCGAAGCCGACGCCCCCCACGTCCTTCTCGACCTGGCCCGCGCCGCCGACATCGTCTTCGTGGGAGAGGACGAGGCGGCCGAGGCCTGGGGGGTGACCGGCGGCCCACACGCCATCCGCACCCTCCTCCCCGAGCCCACCACCCTCGTGGTGAAACAGGGAGCCCACGGAGCCACCCTGTTCGAACGCCCTCAGGCCCCGGCGGACCAATCGCGTACGGCCCAATCGCCCACGGCCCAATCGCCCACGGCCCAATCGCCCACGGACCTGTCGCCCACGGACCCGTCGCGTACGGATCGCCCGCGTACGGATCAGCCGCGTACGGCGGCAAGGGGGCGTGCCGGGGGGTGTCCGCCCGCAGCGGCCGGCGTCCGCTCCCGGGCACTGCCCCACCCGACGGCGCCCGCCGGACCGAGGACGGAGACCCCCCGGCACGCCCCCGACCCCACCCCCACCGCAGGCGCCCCCGAGGCGACGCACCCCCCGCACCCCCCGCGGCCCCCGCACCCCCCGCGGCCCCCGCACCCCCCGCGGCCCACGGACACCACGACGTTCGTCCCCGCCCCCACGGTCCAGGTCGCGGCAGCGATCGGCGCCGGCGACGCCTTCGCCGCCGGCTTCCTCTCCGCCACCCTCCGCGCCCTCCCCGCCCGGGACCGCCTCCGCCACGGCCACCTCATGGCCGCGGCCACCCTCACCGTCCCCGGCGACCTCGGCACCCCACCCCGCCGCGACCACGCCGACCGCCTCGCGGCCCTGGACGACGACACGTGGGGGAGACTTCGACTCGGCCCCGGCTGGACGCAAGCCGAGCAGGCCCCCGAGGAGGTACGCACCCCATGA
- a CDS encoding transposase, with product MGGLRSAAEPFVASGPSGVAVRTRLKHLTPGDEQVLHLVGAHLGSLAAKDLKVRCRDGLDHSGESWAVRKRELTPLSSSRWAGSITKATHDQWALARRCHLAHIQNLEAGVRTIEDRLSPPVGQKGTRKAPGGYRSAREWHAKSRRLRVLEDRLTAARADREAGIVHVVRGGKRLARTRHHLEAAGLTESAWRGRWEAERWFCQADGESGKRYGNETIRVSPDGEVSIKLPAPLAHLSNAPHGRYVLADRVAFAHRGGEWADRVAADRAVAYRIHYDTGRTRWYLTASWQIPPTPTLPIETALAHGVIGVDMNADHLAAWRLDTHGNPTGSPRRFCYDLTGTAEHRDAQIRHALTRLLHWAHACGVKAVAVEDLDFAAEKTREKHGRRKRFRQLVSGMPTGKLRARLASMADQTGIAVIAVDPAHTSRWGAQHWQRPLTSTTRKTTRHDAAAVAIGRRAQGHPIRRRTTPPPQHRSDAVGHRTVQARPGALGREGTRPRVPGPRTRSVRAGRGANAGNQNAQHRPGRSAEHGFWQQDSLPLSP from the coding sequence GCACCTGGGGTCGCTGGCGGCGAAGGACCTCAAGGTGCGCTGCCGGGACGGCCTGGACCACTCCGGTGAGTCGTGGGCGGTGCGTAAGCGGGAGCTGACGCCGCTGTCGTCGTCGCGGTGGGCGGGCAGTATCACCAAGGCCACGCACGACCAGTGGGCACTGGCGCGGCGCTGCCATCTGGCGCACATCCAGAACCTGGAAGCCGGCGTCCGCACCATCGAGGACCGGCTGTCGCCGCCGGTCGGGCAGAAGGGGACGAGGAAGGCGCCCGGGGGTTACCGGTCCGCGCGGGAATGGCATGCCAAGTCGCGGCGCCTGCGGGTGCTGGAAGACCGGTTGACTGCCGCGCGGGCCGACCGCGAGGCCGGCATCGTGCACGTCGTACGTGGCGGCAAGCGCCTGGCCCGCACCCGGCACCACCTGGAGGCGGCCGGGCTGACCGAGTCCGCGTGGCGGGGGCGTTGGGAGGCGGAGCGCTGGTTCTGCCAGGCGGACGGGGAGTCCGGCAAGCGCTACGGCAACGAGACCATCCGCGTCAGCCCCGACGGCGAGGTGAGCATCAAACTGCCTGCCCCGCTCGCGCATCTGTCGAACGCCCCGCACGGCCGCTACGTCCTCGCCGACCGGGTCGCGTTCGCGCACCGGGGCGGCGAGTGGGCGGACCGCGTCGCGGCCGACCGGGCCGTCGCCTACCGCATCCACTACGACACCGGCCGCACCCGCTGGTACCTGACCGCCTCCTGGCAGATCCCGCCCACCCCCACCCTCCCGATCGAGACCGCGCTCGCGCACGGTGTGATCGGCGTCGACATGAACGCCGATCACCTTGCCGCCTGGCGCCTCGACACCCACGGCAACCCGACCGGCAGCCCGCGCCGCTTCTGCTACGACCTGACCGGCACCGCCGAACACCGTGACGCCCAGATCCGCCACGCCCTCACCCGCCTCCTGCACTGGGCCCACGCGTGCGGCGTCAAGGCGGTCGCGGTGGAGGACCTGGACTTCGCCGCCGAGAAGACCCGGGAGAAGCACGGACGACGTAAGCGGTTCCGGCAGCTTGTTTCCGGTATGCCCACCGGCAAGCTCCGCGCCAGACTGGCGTCGATGGCGGATCAGACGGGTATCGCGGTCATCGCCGTCGACCCCGCCCACACCAGCCGCTGGGGAGCCCAGCACTGGCAAAGGCCCCTCACCAGCACGACCCGCAAGACCACTCGCCACGATGCTGCCGCCGTGGCGATCGGAAGGCGCGCCCAAGGACACCCGATCCGGCGACGGACGACACCGCCCCCACAGCACCGGAGTGATGCGGTGGGGCATCGGACCGTCCAGGCCCGACCAGGAGCCCTTGGCCGTGAGGGAACCCGCCCCCGCGTCCCCGGACCACGGACACGATCCGTGCGCGCCGGACGCGGAGCGAACGCGGGCAACCAGAACGCCCAACACCGTCCGGGGCGTTCGGCCGAGCATGGGTTCTGGCAACAGGACTCACTCCCGCTCAGTCCTTAG
- a CDS encoding IclR family transcriptional regulator, which translates to MSQTVDRALSILPLLAEGPADLGQVADRLGVHKSTALRLLRTLHEHGLVYRQSDQRYRLGARLFALAQEAVENLDIREIAHPHLVRLNEHCGHTVHLAVYEENEVLYIDKVDSRYPVRMYSRIGKPVAITVAAVAKLLLADLPEPERRTLAEKLDYPLYTPRSTPNAPAFLKELARVREQGWATDLGGHEESINCVAAPIRGTDGRVVAAMSVSAPNVVVTADELLTLLPLVRRTADAISGEYSGRTVPKD; encoded by the coding sequence ATGAGCCAGACCGTCGACCGCGCGCTGAGCATCCTGCCGCTGCTCGCCGAGGGCCCCGCCGACCTCGGCCAGGTCGCCGACCGCCTGGGCGTCCACAAGTCCACGGCCCTGCGCCTCCTGCGCACCCTCCACGAACACGGCCTGGTCTACCGTCAGTCCGACCAGCGCTACCGCCTCGGCGCCCGCCTCTTCGCCCTCGCCCAGGAGGCCGTGGAGAACCTCGACATCCGCGAGATCGCCCACCCCCACCTGGTCCGCCTCAACGAACACTGCGGCCACACCGTCCACCTCGCCGTCTACGAGGAGAACGAGGTCCTGTACATCGACAAGGTGGACAGCCGCTACCCGGTCCGCATGTACTCCCGTATCGGCAAGCCGGTCGCCATCACGGTCGCCGCGGTCGCCAAGCTCCTGCTCGCCGACCTCCCGGAACCCGAGCGCCGCACCCTCGCGGAGAAGCTCGACTACCCCCTGTACACGCCCCGTTCGACCCCCAACGCCCCCGCCTTCCTCAAAGAGCTGGCGAGGGTCCGCGAACAGGGCTGGGCCACCGACCTCGGCGGCCACGAGGAGTCCATCAACTGCGTCGCCGCCCCCATCCGGGGCACCGACGGCAGGGTCGTCGCCGCGATGTCGGTCTCCGCGCCCAACGTCGTCGTGACCGCCGACGAACTCCTCACCCTGCTCCCGCTGGTCCGCCGCACCGCGGACGCGATCAGCGGCGAGTACTCCGGCAGAACCGTTCCTAAGGACTGA